In one Arachis duranensis cultivar V14167 chromosome 9, aradu.V14167.gnm2.J7QH, whole genome shotgun sequence genomic region, the following are encoded:
- the LOC107464726 gene encoding uncharacterized protein LOC107464726, producing the protein MAACVASPFSSMPHLQRGAVRARAYSNQPSFKTVNRNSSRNQCQLVRFAAWKMFEPNASVTTHCKISSRLQVTSFKCIGLGALVDLDGVAVSNLVPVVDQVLLLASIFLTYTAGIVNFGKPSTSYEKITSDKKVLSGSSDNYGSVVKENYKLESKYTFNAVRGKLLNSLNALEQKTYSGDIILHSTKQSLSLNAIAGAPKLRLLWGAFQKVEEEVKNISSTRSVAMEDNFFSEFIQRSCHSICDSWLEDEYSLLKGNFDKELSSVILEKVKQDNSIVQSITRSGKIDLYLELLQYLSFGSLSLWIVSVCLLSFFSFDSNKFISILEDLVIAIADGVASVYLEFISVDSDVSSKTNSLDMSLCALSTRELQKLRNEVALNQWLYHNMDTVVSMYEDRFDLCTLGSQRIDLPNISQTETQSWWRRLSQLNSKTVSPELQCLVINHFSMPVKRTKELRALAGWRYYFSLFLELSDISMPLIRAVIDKMSSAISFFLVTLIGRSLGLIYTGIRQSLRWK; encoded by the exons ATGGCGGCATGTGTGGCTTCCCCGTTCTCTAGTATGCCACATTTACAGAGAGGAGCTGTTAGAGCAAGAGCCTACTCAAATCAGCCTAGTTTCAAGACTGTTAACAG aAATTCTTCCAGAAATCAATGTCAGTTAGTTCGCTTCGCTGCTTGGAAAATGTTTGAACCAAATGCATCTGTCACCACACATTGTAAAATTAGTAGTCGTCTTCAGGTGACCTCCTTCAAGTGCATAGGCTTGGGGGCTTTGGTTGATTTGGATGGTGTAGCAGTCTCTAATTTGGTGCCAGTTGTTGATCAAGTGCTGTTGTTGGCCAGCATATTTCTCACGTATACGGCAGGAATAGTTAATTTTGGGAAACCTTCTACTAGTTATGAGAAGATCACTTCTGATAAAAAAGTGCTTTCTGGAAGCTCCGACAACTATGGTAG TGTAgtgaaagaaaattataaacTTGAGTCAAAGTATACATTCAATGCGGTGAGAGGAAAGCTGTTGAATTCTCTAAATGCTCTAGAGCAAAAAACTTATTCAGGAGATATCATCCTTCATTCTACTAAACAAAGCCTGAGTTTAAATGCTATCGCTGGGGCTCCAAAGTTAAGGTTGCTTTGGGGTGCCTTTCAGAAAGTTGAGGAAGAG GTTAAGAATATTTCGAGCACTAGATCTGTTGCCATGGAGGATAATTTCTTTTCTGAATTTATACAAAGATCCTGTCATTCTATCTGCGACAGTTGGCTGGAAGATGAATATTCCCTATTAAAGGGTAATTTTGACAAG GAGCTTTCTTCTGTGATACTTGAAAAGGTAAAACAAGATAATTCTATTGTACAGAGCATTACAAGGTCCGGAAAGATAGATCTATATTTGGAGTTACTGCAGTATCTTAGTTTTGGTTCACTTAG TCTTTGGATTGTATCAGTATGTCTTCTATCAT TTTTTTCTTTCGATTCCAACAAGTTCATTTCTATATTGGAAGATTTAGTGATAGCTATAGCAGATGGGGTTGCAAGTGTATATCTGGAGTTTATTTCTGTTGATAGTGATGTATCGAGTAAAACCAATAGCTTGGACATGTCATTATGTGCTTTGTCCACCAGAGAACTCCAAAAATTACGTAATGAG GTGGCTTTGAACCAATGGTTGTACCATAACATGGATACGGTTGTGTCAATGTATGAGGATCGATTTGATTTGTGCACACTTGGGAGTCAGCGCATTGATCTGCCAAATATTAGTCAGACTGAAACACAAAGTTGGTGGAGGAGGCTTAGCCAGCTAAATTCAAAAACTGTGTCCCCTGAATTACAGTGCTTGGTGATAAATCATTTTTCAATGCCAGTAAAGCGGACTAAGGAATTAAGAGCCTTGGCAGGATG GCGATATTATTTCAGCTTGTTCCTGGAGTTATCTGACATATCAATGCCTCTGATTAGAGCAGTTATTGACAAAATGAGTTCTGCAATCTCATTCTTTTTGGTTACTTTGATAGGGAGGTCTCTAGGACTTATTTATACAGGCATTAGGCAGTCCCTCAGATGGAAATGA